ACAAAAACTCTTATCTGTGTTGTTTTTAGTTCAGGGAATGTCAATATGAGTCTCACACATTGAAGCTATAGAAGTATGAAGCAACAGTGTAGTCACTGTATTGTGTGCGCTTTGTCTAATCTTGAAACTGATCAAATGAAATGTCTGTTCAATCGTTTATAACAGTAATCACGTGTATACAAGAGTTAAGATGGAGAAGTAGCGGCACATCAAGAATCTTCTGACATGGTATAACATGACCCAATGACCAAGATCATTCTCATCCTTCACCATGTCTTGTGATCTTAGCTTGTGTTTCTGCTGTTTTGATTCTTGaacaaactccaaaaaaacACTGTCTTGTGTGTCAGTTTTAGCTCTTTCCATTGGACACATCATAGCTCTTTAAAAATATTCCTTACAAATTAATCTCCAAATGAATCTTGTTTTCTGTTATtcaaaaatgagaaatttacaATGTGTTGTCCACAAAATTCTCCTATTAATTAGACCAGATTAGGTATAAGTTTATGTCAATGGTCAGAAAATCAATATCCTTAGTTGCTCAATAGGTACTACCAGTTCCATAAGATTTGCGAGGAACCTTACAAAACCTGGTATGTAATGTGGACTTCCTGAAACATATTGTTAATTTAATCAGAAAACAACTAATACGTTATATATTGCGAGAGCTGATCAACAAATTTCATGACCTAGGTTGAATAGTCAAGACAAGAAACGTTTGCGTCttaccaaaaacaattacagaaagaaaattgaatttatttttaaaatcaatttcataTGAAACTTAACGAAATTCTTTGTGATTAGGAATCAGTATTTGGAGGGTATGACAAGAAACTTTCAAAATCTACCTTTGATCTTTGAAACCGCTAGACTTACATGTCctgatacatatatatttgacttGTGGTTTTTAGATTTCTCATTCTAATAAAAGGATTGCGCGTTGCAAGGATGATTTGACGTCAACATCTTGCTGATCATGTCAAGAACATTATCCATTTCTTTTCCTCATCAAAAGTAAACTAGAATAGTTGttgtaaattattatactaaaaTACTAATATTGAAAGTAAAAGATTGAGACGTGGGTACCGAGTGAAAATTCGTATAAATAGAAGTCTACAGATAATTAACACAAACAAACgcatcttgttcttgttgtaattagtgattaacagaacaaaaaaatgattttacacaaatcaattAAACCTATATTGGCTTATGCGTTACTTTTACTCCTAGCGATTTATACCCATATCCAAACCGTTGGTTCAACCACCGAAATCTCTGTCTCACTCGCCAATTTGAAACATAGTTTGGTCACAAGAAGTAAAACGTTCTCTGAGAATGATTTTCTTGTTTGGCGAAGGGAGCTTAGAAGCAGTggtggaggcggaggaggaggaggtcgTGGGGGCGGAGGCGGTAGCAGCGGAGGTCGTGGCAGTGGTAGTCGTGGTGGCGGAGGGAGTGGTAACAGCGGTACGAGCAGCGGTTCGAGTAGCGGTGACTGTCTCAAGCATTATGGTCTGTCCAAAAGACTAATATTCATCGGTTTTCTAGGGGGTTTAGTTGTTGTATGGTAATTTGACAATTTTTCTAATGAAAGattgtatatattaattagtatatatggttgttttttatgttaatgtttATGTTGTAATATTCCTTCGTGTGGTATTATTCTTTTGTGTTATGTCGTAGGGTTTATGTCCATATCATGCGCATATGCATTTGTGAATTTTTattgttagattgatttttttggtcaattttcgataattttaaattatgtacaGTCTTGGCTTTATTTATACGTCAACTGCAATACGAGGAATGAATTAAGGTCAATGCTTATTTGATATGTAAAATGCAAACCGTTGATTTGCTGAATATAGTATATGTGATTGATTTTGGTAGAGGAAACAGTGCAAATATGTAAGGATGTTATAGACaaacaagttatatattttcactACCTATTTATGTCGACTGTCAAGTAACTGATTCTAATTTTTTGAATGTCATTTTTGTAACATGATCAaatctctctatctttttttaatgtatttaatattttgacaaGTTTTATTATGTATACTAAAAATATCATTGTTAAcatcatattttcttatatatatgaatttataattataacattaaattatatcacaatttatataaccaaaaactgagaaaataattatataattataaacttaaggTAAGAAATTAGAGTGTGCAAATCAATCTTCCAAAGAATCTAATATCATtccttaaaatataaataaaaaatcttataatattctatagatatttgaaaataatatataaaatatcacatatcATACATACAATTAACAAATCAGAGTAGCGCAGCGGAAGCGTGGTGGGCCCATAACCCACAGGTCCCAGGATCGAAACCTGGCTCTGATATTCCACAGGTTtttgcaaattttattttccataccaaaataaaacaatcaaatatttactaaagaaaaaagtgaaaacaattaCCATCATATAATTCACAATCCAATGTTTAAGAAAGCCCACTAaccaattaccaaaaaaatagagCCCAATTACCAAAaagataatcaattttttcttttttatcttgtttatgCGGTTAGAACTGTAAAATTGATGCATGAGAACCAAAAAGAAGGTTTTATAAGTtagtttctaattaattttgttattgtAATGTGTGCAATTATACTATATATCACCTTTTTGGTTTTCAACATCAGTGGTGAGAATGATATGAAAATTTGGAGATGATATAATCTTCATAATATGATAAAAGAGATAACcataaccacacaaaaaaaatgtatgaacGCAAATCAAAGCCTCTTTGCCTCAATCGTCTCTCTCGCCCAATTGCACATCACCAGAGCCTTAAATCATATCTTCTTCAGCCACTGCCACGTGTCACTCTGACCTTTAACATCCTTTATCTCTTCCCAAGTCCACTTGtggttttttttagatttttttgtcttCACCATTCTCTCTACTCAgacctctccttcttcttctttgatcaaaCCTCGAGCTTTTTAACAATGGAGACCAGTATCGCATGCTACTCACGTGGGATCCTTCCCCCAAGCGTCTCTTCTCAACGATCCTCTACATTGGTCTCTAATTCTTCCTTCTCCTCATCCTCCAGCTTCAAGGTTCGTTTTCCTTTGTATATAACTTTTGACTTTACTCAACCACGCACGCACTTGTCACGTGTGAGTACAGAGTAGGATTTGTTTTAGTACTAGTGTTACtgattgtgatattttgaaatAAGCAGCGTTTGAAATCGAGCTCAATCTTCGGAGATTCACTACGATTAGCACCAAAATCGCAGTTGAAATCCACAAAGGCTAAGAGCAATGGTGCTTCAAGTGTTACCAAATGTGAAATTGGCCAAAGCTTGGTAAAGTCTATTCAAAGGCTCAATCTTTATtcaaattgtgtgttttaaaagATTCAATCTTTGAGTTaaagtttcttactttttaatttaataggaAGAGTTTTTGGCACAAGCAACTCCTGACAAAGGACTGAGAACTTTGCTTATGTGTATGGGAGAAGCATTGAGAACAATAGCTTTTAAAGTTAGAACAGCATCTTGTGGTGGAACAGCTTGTGTTAATTCCTTTGGTGATGAACAACTCGCTGTTGATATGCTCGCtgataagcttctctttgaggttttgttacattttcaaattaaattatttcagAAGTTTTTGTATCAGAAAATGGATCATAAGGTTTTGCTCTGTGTATTTGTTTTATCTAGGCTTTGCAATACTCGCATGTGTGCAAGTATGCTTGCTCTGAAGAAGTACCTGAGCTTCAAGACATGGGAGGTCCAGTGGAAGGTTAGTTTACATCAATTTAACTGACTATATCGCTTCCTGAATTGTGCGGACATGTTTATCTGAAGAATATGAATATTTGTTGGACAGGTGGGTTTAGTGTTGCATTTGATCCATTGGATGGATCAAGCATTGTGGATACAAATTTCACAGTTGGAACCATATTCGGAGTTTGGCCTGGGGACAAGTTAACCGGAGTCACGGGAGGAGACCAAGTGGCTGCAGCCATGGGAATCTACGGTCCAAGAACCACTTATGTTTTGGCCATTAAGGGATTCCCAGGAACTCATGAGTTCTTGCTTCTTGATGAAGGTTTTCTAGAGTTTTTTGTCTAATCCTGGTTTATCAGGATTCCTTCTTTTGGTAGCTTTCAACTAAGCTCAAAATGTTTTTATCAGGGAAATGGCAGCATGTAAAGGAGACAACAGAGATCGCAGAAGGCAAAATGTTCTCACCAGGAAACTTAAGAGCCACATCCGACAACTCCGAATACAACACGGTTCTTTGCTTTTGATCCATCAAACTTTAATCTTTCTTGCATCTGATCCCCAATGTAAACTTTCTTAatgcttttcttctttgtgaATTCAGCTGATTGATTACTACGTGAAAGAGAAGTACACACTGAGATACACCGGAGGAATGGTTCCTGACGTTAACCAGGTTCGTTCCTCTTTTGACACTTTAACCTGATTTCTTCTACTTGTGAATGAAACCTTGAGTTTAACAGTTTACTCTTTTTTTGCAGATTAT
The Camelina sativa cultivar DH55 chromosome 6, Cs, whole genome shotgun sequence genome window above contains:
- the LOC109133349 gene encoding glycine-rich protein DOT1-like — encoded protein: MILHKSIKPILAYALLLLLAIYTHIQTVGSTTEISVSLANLKHSLVTRSKTFSENDFLVWRRELRSSGGGGGGGGRGGGGGSSGGRGSGSRGGGGSGNSGTSSGSSSGDCLKHYGLSKRLIFIGFLGGLVVVW
- the LOC104791872 gene encoding sedoheptulose-1,7-bisphosphatase, chloroplastic-like, which codes for MYERKSKPLCLNRLSRPIAHHQSLKSYLLQPLPRVTLTFNILYLFPSPLVVFFRFFCLHHSLYSDLSFFFFDQTSSFLTMETSIACYSRGILPPSVSSQRSSTLVSNSSFSSSSSFKRLKSSSIFGDSLRLAPKSQLKSTKAKSNGASSVTKCEIGQSLEEFLAQATPDKGLRTLLMCMGEALRTIAFKVRTASCGGTACVNSFGDEQLAVDMLADKLLFEALQYSHVCKYACSEEVPELQDMGGPVEGGFSVAFDPLDGSSIVDTNFTVGTIFGVWPGDKLTGVTGGDQVAAAMGIYGPRTTYVLAIKGFPGTHEFLLLDEGKWQHVKETTEIAEGKMFSPGNLRATSDNSEYNTLIDYYVKEKYTLRYTGGMVPDVNQIIVKEKGIFTNVTSPTAKAKLRLLFEVAPLGLLIENAGGFSSDGYKSVLDKTIVNLDDRTQVAYGSKNEIIRFEETLYGSSRLKTAPIGVTA